In Theileria equi strain WA chromosome 3, complete sequence, the genomic window TGGTCGCTTCCAACgacaaatttgtattttggGGATTCAGTTCGAGAggtttgtatattatctCAGttaaatgtctatagacattaaTACGTTTATGTGAAGAACTCTTTTCCGGAACATACCGTCCATATTTTTTGGGATATTGTCCATTCACTCATCAAAAGATACTGCACAGTAACGAGAGTGAAATAAGAGGGAAAAAACTCTTTTATTATAGAGCACGTCATATACCTAGCCAAGAGTTGAGTAAAATTTCATGTGGAGAAATTGACGAATATGCTTGGTGTACTGTTGACGAACTAAAGGATCGCCTGGATTATCTAAAGTATAAAAAAGTATTTGATTCTCTACCCCTAATGTAATTGGTTTCTCACAAATCCATGACATACTGTTACCTGTATCTCAGTAGAATTATTTTACCAACGTATAAATCACTACAATTTATGCATCCCGTTGGTCAAAATTGTCGGTTTTACACtgaaatttttaaaggtgAATATATAAATGCAAGGTACAAAAGCATACTTGTAATCCTTGGTGTAAAACATATACTGTATATCCACAAAAAAATCTAAACTTTGCGATAAGGTTATAATTTATTAATAATACTCcttgaaattttaaacaattTATTCACTTCGTCATCTGAAATTCCAGTGCAACCCATCAAATTTAGTAGCTGcattttaatattttcatcatcaatgTCCATAGACAATTCATTTGAGATCTTTTTTGCATAAACGGAAATATTAGTGCCAATCTGTTCTTCTTCACGCGTAGGATCCAGGATTATGTACTCCATACACTTGCAAAACGTGATAGTATACGGAAGCGAGCTAATTTCAAGTCTTTTTGTTAAATATTGATCCTCTCCAACATACTTTAGAAATTCGTCCTGATAATCACTACAACGTAATTGTCTATTCAAAAATAGAGCATTTCGTCTAAAATGTTCCTAAAAGCTGTTATAATTATGCAAATATAATACCTTTTCTCCGTCCGTTACAGATTTAAGAGTGATCAATTGTGGTTGAAATGTATTGAAAAGCGAGTCATAACTCAAGAAAACAATCGGTAACTTGGAATGTAATAATGCATAAACTACTGATAAAACAGACCAATCCATAATATTCCCATCGTATTCTTCGCAGCTGACCGATACATTTAGTTTCCAACGTAACTTGGAATTTACAATCTGCTTTGCGATTGGATCATCTATAGAATTCATGAGGTAGTCTAGTGCAAATTGCTCCCTTGGTAAAACATCAGATGAGTTTAAAATGTTCTCCAAAAGGTTGGAAACAAGATGAGATATGTTAATGCAAGGTCCATTAACGTCATAAATCTCAGTAGTGGCATGTTTTGATACAGTCAACGAAACAGTAACCAGATCCTTAAGCAACTCAGGGGATGTTCTGGGTTTGTTGTTACGTTCTAAAGTTGCCGATATAGAGCAGTGCATATGTGTGTTACCGGCATTCAAAATTATTGAGGATATGAGAATGTCATTCGTGAAACTTCTATTAATGCCAACCTCGCCAATATTCATGAGATTCTCAACTTTTACTGTGCGATAAGCCATCAATTGACGTCCATCTGGACGCAACCCTTCCTTGAAAAATGTCTTGAAAAAGTTAAAAGGGTCTACATGGCGATAGACTTCGCTCGCAAGTACTGATTCTTGCGAAAGTGTGACATGTTCCGAGGCTATATTCAtcataaagaagaaaaactCGGATTGACTGTACTTTTCCAGAAATTGCCATCATATATGCGGGTGGTCCCTAGCTCACCCATCTCGCTTTCGTAGTGCTCCATTCAGTGCTCTCACGCCGGTCACTTAGAATTTTAATAATGCATACATTCTTTTGAATTGTATCATTATTAAAATTCTCTTGTCAACactttttcttcctttCACTGACAAGATAATCGTCTTCTCAAAGTTAGACACGAAAAGAAATTATTGAGTATAATtatgaaatattttcaatttgtagaatagacaaggaaattttatcctttagtAACGAAAACAAATCTATTTTCGCTATTCtaaatgtagttttaaaAGGATAGGATCTATCTTGATCTCCTCGGATATCTCTCTTTAGAATATTCTTGTGATTGTGTCACTGTTTTGATTCCAAAGTTATATTTATATATCTGGAGAATCATAATGGTACCAATCTTGGAAATTCTAAATGGTATCACAATTATCCATTTGGGCCTCTCCTAGATGGATCATTTCTTGTGCTTTTAAATTTGATCTTATAGCACAAGGAATCTATGGTATGATGGCTAAGCAGCATTAGGATTTTTGGCGCAGCAGCAAGTCTGGTACTCCTCAGAGTGGAAACGCACAGTTGAGGCGGACTCGTGTGTGATCTGATTGTCCCTGACACATCTGATAATCAATAGCGATCATACTAAGAAAATTTTCCAATTGGACAATGAAACGGAATGTGTGATTTCTAAAGTTATAATTTCAGTCTGAGGATACATTTGCTCTTGCTGTTTATTGATGGTTTTAAGTTTAGGATTTTActttttaatatttcaTGAGTTGTTAATCGCTATATAGCATACGTTAATGTTATAATCGCTTTAAGGCTTTTGTTGTACTTGATTGTTTTCGTGTTGTACCCTTGATCACATGATAGACAGGATTTCTCCGGGTATTTCTAAGACCAGTCCTAGAGAGATGAGTGGCGATTTTGATGGTGCTTTTTACAAGGGAATCCCCGCAAGTCTGACATTGGGTGGTGCCTCCTATGACAAGGCTGGTTTCTGTTGTATTCATGAGCCTGGAAATATTATTTTTTTCGATCCTGCCCACGAAAAAAAAATAGATGAAAAGAGTACTGGAACTGGTAGTACTGACAATGAAAGCGCTA contains:
- a CDS encoding hypothetical protein (encoded by transcript BEWA_007120A) — translated: MMNIASEHVTLSQESVLASEVYRHVDPFNFFKTFFKEGLRPDGRQLMAYRTVKVENLMNIGEVGINRSFTNDILISSIILNAGNTHMHCSISATLERNNKPRTSPELLKDLVTVSLTVSKHATTEIYDVNGPCINISHLVSNLLENILNSSDVLPREQFALDYLMNSIDDPIAKQIVNSKLRWKLNVSVSCEEYDGNIMDWSVLSVVYALLHSKLPIVFLSYDSLFNTFQPQLITLKSVTDGEKEHFRRNALFLNRQLRCSDYQDEFLKYVGEDQYLTKRLEISSLPYTITFCKCMEYIILDPTREEEQIGTNISVYAKKISNELSMDIDDENIKMQLLNLMGCTGISDDEVNKLFKISRSIINKL